In Nitrospirota bacterium, a single genomic region encodes these proteins:
- a CDS encoding AI-2E family transporter, with protein MKISRKRIALIIFVAIVVLILYGAHEVFKPFYESIIWAAIAGVTFWPVNKKIRYWLGGRGSLSSLIAVVGVLLFFLVPSAFLLMSLVTQITNVYEKIYPQMPLILNRLSHLIPFHDDSLRQKLIASVDDVGKVLVSYAGSVGGNALSVIFQMAFTVMILYFIFRDGESFIEKLRNSALIPAEDIDVFVRETGGVISAVIYGVIFTAMLQGVLGGFGFWITGLPAPVLFGAVMFILAIIPFAGTALVWGPAAIYLIYYGMIGKGVFLIIWGLLAVGMIDNILRPYFISKRLGFHVVLSFIGIVGGMSAFGLLGVFLGPLLLALMLRLFEKYSGMEA; from the coding sequence GTGAAGATAAGCCGTAAAAGAATTGCCCTTATAATATTTGTTGCCATTGTAGTCCTCATATTATATGGTGCACACGAAGTCTTTAAGCCGTTTTATGAGTCTATCATTTGGGCGGCTATTGCAGGAGTGACCTTTTGGCCTGTAAATAAAAAGATTCGTTACTGGCTTGGAGGCAGAGGTTCGCTGAGTTCTCTTATCGCTGTCGTCGGTGTGCTCCTTTTTTTTCTTGTCCCTTCTGCGTTTCTGTTGATGTCTCTTGTGACACAGATAACTAATGTTTATGAAAAGATCTACCCACAGATGCCTCTGATCCTTAACCGGTTATCACATCTTATCCCTTTTCATGACGACAGTTTGAGGCAGAAATTAATAGCAAGTGTTGACGACGTTGGTAAGGTCTTGGTCAGTTATGCCGGATCTGTAGGCGGCAATGCCCTGTCTGTCATCTTTCAGATGGCTTTTACTGTCATGATATTATATTTTATCTTCCGTGACGGAGAGAGTTTCATAGAAAAGCTCAGAAATTCCGCACTTATACCGGCTGAAGATATTGACGTGTTCGTCAGAGAAACCGGCGGAGTCATCAGCGCTGTTATATATGGTGTTATCTTTACTGCAATGCTGCAGGGTGTTCTGGGTGGATTCGGCTTCTGGATCACAGGTCTTCCTGCGCCGGTGCTGTTTGGCGCTGTCATGTTCATCCTGGCGATCATCCCGTTTGCAGGGACTGCCCTTGTATGGGGTCCTGCTGCCATCTATCTCATCTATTATGGTATGATAGGTAAAGGGGTCTTTCTCATTATATGGGGCCTGCTTGCAGTTGGTATGATAGATAATATCCTGAGACCCTATTTTATAAGCAAGAGGCTTGGTTTTCATGTTGTCCTCTCATTTATCGGGATAGTCGGGGGCATGTCGGCTTTTGGTCTTTTAGGGGTTTTCCTGGGGCCATTGCTTCTTGCCCTTATGTTAAGGTTGTTTGAGAAATATTCAGGAATGGAGGCATAA